The genome window CAGATCAACCGGAATTTTCCACGCTGTGGATGTTTCATTGTAGGCAAGATTGGATTGGGAACAGTAGCACGAAATAATTGACCATCTCGGTTTATCCGAAAGATTAGCCTCGGACCGATGCAGAAGATTACTGTGAAAGATCAGCGCATCACCGGGATTAAGATTGCAGTAAATCAACTCCATCGTTTTTAAGGCATTGTTCACAAAGACCAGATCGGCACCCACCTGTTCGCCTGCAAAACCATGATTGACCCGACCCAATTTATGTGATCCTTTTATTATCTGAAGGCATCCGTTTTCCTTGTTCGCTGGCGTAAGTGCCACCATAACACTGATCAATTGATCGGGAAACATAAACTGATTTTTATACCAGTAGCCGTAATCCTGGTGCCATTCCCACGCCCCGCCAACCCTTGGCTCCTTTTGCATCAGTTTAGAATGAAAGTGACAAACAGGCGTATCGCTATCCAGCAAAGGTTCTATGGAACGAATAATCCTATTGCTTCGCGTCATGTACCCGAAGACATCATTTCCGGGTGTAAACCACAATGAAAGCTTTGTTTTCTTGCCGGTCTGATCATTTAGGTCGAGTGCATTTTTGCGCATGGCATCATCTTCCAGCGCAGTACTATAGAGTTTGTCTACCTCGGCTGCTGTGAACAGATTTCGAAGGATAACATACCCATCCTTTCTATAGGATTGGATCAGCTCAGGTGAAGTGGATAAGTACATAGTTATTTTGGAATCTTGTTATAAGATAGGATGCGAATTTCAGTTAAAGAAGGTTTTTGGTAGGTTCTCGCGGGCAAACCAATCATCAACACGTTTTGGACAGAAATAAA of Candidatus Hydrogenedentota bacterium contains these proteins:
- a CDS encoding phytanoyl-CoA dioxygenase family protein, with protein sequence MYLSTSPELIQSYRKDGYVILRNLFTAAEVDKLYSTALEDDAMRKNALDLNDQTGKKTKLSLWFTPGNDVFGYMTRSNRIIRSIEPLLDSDTPVCHFHSKLMQKEPRVGGAWEWHQDYGYWYKNQFMFPDQLISVMVALTPANKENGCLQIIKGSHKLGRVNHGFAGEQVGADLVFVNNALKTMELIYCNLNPGDALIFHSNLLHRSEANLSDKPRWSIISCYCSQSNLAYNETSTAWKIPVDL